Proteins found in one Alicyclobacillus cycloheptanicus genomic segment:
- a CDS encoding DUF2508 family protein, which yields MDSHQTPLSTDTHVQASFEPPQQIAYGPEEIDQFITELRRSKEEVEMARKQFDTVTDPLLVDHVVFRLGAAEKRFNYLFQMAKKLGVSTEGMNWLWYEEA from the coding sequence ATGGATTCGCACCAGACACCACTCTCCACGGACACACATGTACAAGCTTCATTTGAACCACCACAGCAAATCGCATACGGCCCAGAGGAGATTGACCAGTTCATCACGGAACTGCGTCGCTCCAAAGAGGAAGTCGAGATGGCCCGCAAGCAGTTTGACACCGTCACGGACCCGCTTCTGGTCGATCACGTCGTGTTCCGTCTTGGCGCCGCCGAGAAGCGGTTCAACTATCTCTTCCAGATGGCGAAGAAACTTGGCGTCTCGACGGAGGGGATGAACTGGCTGTGGTATGAGGAGGCGTAG
- a CDS encoding pro-sigmaK processing inhibitor BofA family protein, with amino-acid sequence MLQTPFPTTWLLWGALILAAFFTITQVVQYPGRIAWKLVKSVVMGAVFILAVNWVGQYFHYHLPFNTLTTLTAGFLGIPGVAALVAMHLWMFPT; translated from the coding sequence ATGCTCCAAACACCGTTTCCAACCACGTGGCTGCTGTGGGGCGCACTGATTCTGGCCGCATTCTTCACGATCACGCAGGTGGTCCAGTACCCAGGGCGGATTGCCTGGAAGCTGGTCAAAAGTGTCGTGATGGGGGCCGTGTTCATCCTGGCTGTCAACTGGGTGGGGCAGTACTTTCATTACCACCTGCCGTTTAACACCTTGACCACCCTGACCGCCGGATTTCTGGGCATTCCAGGCGTCGCCGCGCTGGTCGCGATGCACTTGTGGATGTTCCCAACCTGA
- a CDS encoding LysR family transcriptional regulator, whose amino-acid sequence MDLELRQLQYFHTVAQLEHMTQAARRLMVAQSAVSRQIRLLEEELGGPLFIRDQHRIRLSGFGRRFLVHTERILRAVDLAMAEAQEFRNAETGLVRLGFPHSVGVHYIPELLRAFRAAWPQVRFDLSQLRVRDLIEQLRTGDIELGVVTPWDEALLPAGFTGVPLYEETMVAVIPVDHPLCSKPSIALRDLRDEPFILFKPGYTLRQMVLDACMAAGFVPKIALEAEETDTIRAFVRAGFGVSVLPPAAMSGSLDGLCECRVTDGPVQRTVGLTWLASGSLSAAGQRFAQFAAARGRQDLR is encoded by the coding sequence ATGGACTTGGAACTTCGCCAGCTGCAGTACTTTCATACCGTCGCACAACTGGAGCATATGACGCAGGCAGCCAGGCGCCTGATGGTCGCACAGTCTGCAGTCAGCCGCCAGATTCGCCTGCTCGAGGAAGAATTGGGGGGACCCTTGTTCATTCGCGACCAGCACCGCATCCGCTTGTCCGGCTTTGGCCGGCGCTTTCTCGTGCACACGGAACGCATTCTCCGGGCGGTGGACTTGGCCATGGCTGAAGCCCAGGAGTTTCGCAATGCTGAAACCGGCCTGGTCCGGCTCGGTTTTCCCCACAGTGTCGGGGTGCACTACATTCCGGAATTGCTGCGGGCGTTCCGGGCGGCCTGGCCACAGGTGCGGTTTGATTTGTCACAGCTGCGGGTGCGGGATCTCATTGAACAATTGCGGACCGGAGACATTGAACTCGGCGTGGTGACGCCGTGGGATGAGGCACTGCTGCCCGCCGGGTTCACGGGTGTGCCGTTGTACGAGGAGACAATGGTCGCCGTGATCCCGGTCGACCACCCGCTCTGCAGCAAGCCTTCGATTGCTTTGCGGGACTTGCGGGACGAGCCGTTCATCCTGTTCAAACCCGGGTACACGCTGCGTCAGATGGTGCTGGATGCCTGCATGGCGGCTGGGTTTGTCCCGAAAATCGCGTTGGAAGCGGAAGAGACCGATACCATTCGCGCGTTTGTCCGAGCCGGCTTTGGTGTCAGTGTCCTGCCGCCGGCAGCGATGAGCGGCAGCCTGGATGGGTTGTGCGAGTGCAGGGTCACGGATGGTCCCGTGCAGCGCACCGTTGGCCTCACCTGGCTCGCGTCCGGCAGCCTGTCTGCCGCCGGACAGCGGTTCGCACAATTCGCGGCCGCGCGGGGCCGTCAGGACCTCCGGTAG
- a CDS encoding acetolactate synthase large subunit gives MKASDLFVRCLEAEGVEYIFGIPGEENIDLMDSLSRSSIEFVVTRHEQGAAFMADAYGRVTGKPGVCLATLGPGATNLMTGVANAHLDRVPLVALTGQAELTRLHKESHQNVDTIQLFHGITKYNQPVVSAATIPEIIRKAFHLTTAGSPGAVHIQLPEDVAKEEVQERRPLPTAVQSMQLPDDQALLDAARLIENAARPVILAGNGVIRAQAWEALRALIDHTKLPMTNTFMAKGLLPFDHPQNLFTVGGTPYPPGLRPLHEADLVIAVGFDLVEYDPATWNEDSSRRVLYLHTIPAEVDVHFPIQLELVGNLPEMLRTLAGMVSPRSGSSAHDAIRARRLEELQSIPSPEETLPRQVMWHLSERLPKETIVISDVGLHKVWVSRWYQPKAPNRTLIYNGLAAMGGSLPGAIGAKLANPTDPVVVVSGDGGFLMNAQELETARRLNLAFTVIVFNDKRYSLIGKKQKAAGLAVTSIAFDNPDLRLFSQSFGVDHRKVDTAKGFAQALDEALESKRLNVIEVVLDREPF, from the coding sequence ATGAAAGCCAGTGACCTGTTTGTCCGATGCCTGGAGGCAGAGGGGGTTGAATATATTTTCGGGATCCCGGGGGAAGAAAACATCGACCTGATGGATTCCCTGTCCCGCTCGTCCATCGAATTTGTGGTCACGCGGCACGAACAGGGCGCCGCCTTCATGGCAGACGCATACGGCCGCGTCACCGGAAAACCAGGTGTTTGTCTCGCCACGCTGGGGCCGGGGGCGACCAATTTGATGACCGGCGTCGCCAATGCCCATCTCGACCGCGTGCCGCTGGTGGCGCTGACTGGACAAGCCGAATTGACCCGCCTGCACAAGGAATCTCACCAGAATGTCGACACCATCCAACTGTTTCATGGCATTACGAAATACAATCAGCCCGTGGTCAGCGCGGCAACGATTCCAGAGATTATCCGGAAGGCGTTTCACCTGACGACCGCGGGCAGCCCTGGCGCGGTGCACATTCAGCTGCCAGAGGATGTGGCGAAGGAAGAGGTGCAGGAGCGGCGCCCGCTGCCGACCGCGGTGCAGTCGATGCAACTGCCGGACGACCAGGCGCTGCTGGATGCGGCACGCCTGATTGAAAACGCGGCGCGGCCTGTCATCCTGGCCGGAAACGGCGTGATCCGTGCACAGGCCTGGGAAGCGTTGCGCGCGTTGATTGACCATACCAAACTGCCGATGACCAACACCTTTATGGCGAAAGGGCTGCTGCCGTTCGACCATCCGCAGAACCTGTTTACCGTCGGCGGAACGCCGTATCCACCCGGACTGCGGCCACTCCACGAGGCAGACTTGGTGATTGCGGTCGGCTTCGACCTGGTGGAGTACGACCCTGCGACCTGGAACGAGGACAGCTCGCGCCGCGTGCTCTATCTGCACACCATTCCGGCAGAAGTCGACGTCCACTTCCCCATTCAACTGGAGTTGGTCGGGAACTTGCCGGAGATGCTGCGCACCCTGGCGGGGATGGTCAGTCCACGGTCGGGATCGTCCGCGCACGACGCCATCCGCGCGCGGCGCCTGGAGGAACTGCAGAGCATCCCGTCTCCGGAAGAAACGCTGCCGCGGCAGGTGATGTGGCACTTGAGCGAACGGCTGCCGAAGGAGACCATCGTGATTTCGGACGTTGGTCTGCACAAGGTGTGGGTGTCGCGGTGGTATCAGCCGAAGGCACCGAACCGGACGCTGATTTACAACGGTCTCGCGGCGATGGGTGGGTCGCTGCCCGGCGCGATTGGGGCGAAGCTGGCGAATCCGACCGACCCGGTGGTGGTCGTATCGGGAGACGGCGGTTTCCTGATGAACGCGCAAGAACTGGAGACGGCGCGGCGCCTGAATTTGGCGTTTACGGTGATTGTCTTCAACGACAAGCGCTACAGCCTGATTGGCAAAAAACAAAAGGCGGCTGGACTGGCGGTCACCAGCATTGCCTTTGACAATCCGGACCTGCGGCTGTTTTCGCAAAGTTTCGGGGTCGATCACCGAAAAGTGGACACGGCGAAAGGATTTGCGCAGGCACTTGATGAAGCATTAGAGAGTAAGCGTCTGAATGTGATTGAGGTTGTGTTGGACCGGGAACCGTTTTAA
- a CDS encoding aldehyde dehydrogenase family protein yields MTVQRTQLWIGGKWVPGAQTVTLKNPHTGEAIAEIDYASVEQAETAIEAAHAAFTSFQGTPAHRRAEILYRAAERLQARLEEAARIIAAEGAKPIVAARAEMERTIQTYQFAAEAAKAVHGTTVPMDAAPRGERHTAYVIKRPIGVVSAITPFNFPFNLVAHKVGPAIAAGNTIVLKPAEQTPLSALFLADVFREAGLPDGVLNIIPGYGHELGEVLSTHRHVAFVTFTGSPRVGKIIRAQAGLRKVTLELGSNSPLLVDEGFSEAELDRIVAETAGGAFSYNGQVCISIQRVYVHQSQFESFTEKLAARAAQLRVGDPMDESTDISALINEAAANRLKGWLNHAVLRGAKVRTGGKFDGSIMYPTVLTDVPTDVELNCEEAFGPVVTVTPFDTWTQAIEMANNSKFGLNAGVFTKNIERAFQAAERLETGGVLINQIPTFRVDQMPYGGIKESGSGREGVQYAMEDMMEVKMVAFRTGVFAE; encoded by the coding sequence TTGACCGTGCAGCGAACACAGTTATGGATTGGCGGAAAATGGGTGCCGGGCGCACAGACTGTGACCTTGAAAAACCCGCATACGGGTGAAGCGATTGCGGAGATTGACTACGCTTCTGTGGAACAGGCAGAAACAGCCATCGAAGCGGCGCATGCCGCCTTTACATCCTTTCAGGGCACGCCCGCCCATCGACGGGCGGAGATTCTGTATCGTGCAGCCGAGCGCTTGCAGGCGCGGCTGGAGGAAGCGGCGCGCATCATTGCGGCGGAGGGTGCGAAGCCCATTGTCGCCGCACGTGCGGAAATGGAGCGTACGATTCAGACCTACCAGTTTGCGGCAGAAGCCGCCAAGGCCGTGCATGGGACCACCGTGCCGATGGATGCTGCGCCGCGCGGGGAACGCCATACGGCGTACGTCATCAAGCGGCCGATCGGGGTTGTCAGCGCCATCACGCCGTTCAACTTTCCGTTTAACCTGGTTGCGCACAAGGTGGGCCCGGCAATTGCAGCCGGCAATACGATTGTGCTCAAGCCCGCTGAACAGACGCCGCTGTCTGCCCTGTTTTTGGCGGACGTCTTCCGTGAGGCTGGGCTCCCGGACGGGGTGTTGAACATCATTCCGGGCTATGGGCACGAGCTGGGCGAGGTCCTGTCGACGCATCGGCACGTCGCCTTTGTGACGTTTACCGGAAGTCCGCGCGTCGGGAAAATCATCCGGGCCCAGGCAGGGCTGCGCAAGGTGACCTTGGAATTGGGATCGAACTCTCCGCTGTTGGTTGACGAGGGATTTTCGGAGGCAGAGCTGGACCGCATCGTCGCGGAGACGGCCGGGGGCGCGTTCTCGTACAACGGCCAGGTGTGTATCTCCATTCAACGGGTGTATGTCCATCAGTCTCAGTTCGAAAGTTTCACGGAGAAGCTGGCGGCGCGCGCGGCGCAGCTTCGTGTTGGCGATCCGATGGATGAATCGACGGATATTTCGGCGCTCATCAACGAGGCCGCCGCAAACCGCCTGAAGGGATGGCTGAACCACGCCGTCCTGCGGGGCGCCAAAGTCCGCACGGGCGGCAAGTTTGACGGCAGCATCATGTACCCGACCGTCCTGACGGATGTGCCAACCGATGTGGAGTTGAATTGTGAAGAAGCGTTCGGCCCGGTCGTGACGGTGACGCCGTTCGATACTTGGACGCAAGCGATTGAGATGGCCAACAACTCGAAGTTTGGCCTGAATGCGGGGGTTTTCACGAAGAACATTGAGCGGGCCTTTCAAGCGGCTGAGCGGCTGGAAACCGGCGGCGTGTTGATTAACCAGATTCCGACCTTCCGCGTCGACCAGATGCCCTATGGCGGCATCAAGGAGAGCGGGAGCGGCCGCGAGGGGGTCCAGTACGCGATGGAAGACATGATGGAAGTCAAAATGGTTGCGTTCCGGACAGGCGTTTTCGCAGAGTGA
- a CDS encoding PAS domain S-box protein yields MSVRRDDLKHISDSGIYQSFFEHHPDAVFVSDLDGNYIDANPACVRVFGYSRDEFLRMSFEQMVAPEHLQSWRSKIVKQWHGGQSTRFETVMVRKDGQRVELDISNTPIVVDGTPIGVFGIAKDVTTQRDMERMLRERSERYESLKKYNPNGICSFRTDGSVIGANPAFEMMTGYTLDELRQMDVIGALLDPADRSLRTTFKSPFAENVECTIRHKDGHPVDVRLTNVPIIIDGELIGLYSILEDITEQKKMQDELLQIHQLFQLISENSQDVISVSTPEGICSYVSPSVQVLGYHPSELIGKPLVDLFHAEDVNYFKDIRDRMLQGEDFFRFTSRILLKSGNYLWYETTLRIIRNEQGEVSQLVGVGRDISEQMTLQESLENAVRIARLGHWERDLTTGVIQYSDQAYRNLGLDPARDTITFDKFKSLIHPEDKEWFERSVQAAVDTGAPLDRVYRAIRADGTMGFFHVRCEVMFDDAGVPVRLFGATQDITDLKTLELQLHESEQRYKKLVENSLDGIGVMENGKWVYMNTAGLKMFGAACMEDLRGRDPEDLLHPDHRAAARLRAQAILRGEPVGFVEMRFFRLDGQVFHAEVMGMPFGDHGIQVIIRDITRLKRMDELLLQAEKLSAVGQLAAGVAHEIRNPLTSLKGFTQILHEKAEYPERQYFDIMMAELDRIDSILGEMLLLAKPQEVHFQPWDVVPIVQEVVALLLTQAVIKNISVQTDFPAALPFVDCDKSQLKQVFLNVIKNAMEAMPQGGTVRVSGQVSAGDVCIDVMDQGEGIPADRLPKLGEPFFTTKEKGTGLGLMVSHRILAAHRGTMRFTSEPGKGTTVRICLPASRTGSQHLA; encoded by the coding sequence GTGTCTGTTCGCAGAGATGATCTGAAACATATATCGGACAGCGGCATTTATCAGTCGTTTTTCGAGCACCATCCGGACGCCGTGTTTGTGTCCGATTTAGACGGGAACTACATCGACGCGAACCCAGCCTGCGTGAGGGTATTTGGCTATTCTCGCGACGAGTTTTTGCGCATGTCGTTTGAGCAGATGGTCGCTCCCGAACACCTCCAATCCTGGCGTTCGAAGATTGTCAAACAATGGCACGGGGGCCAATCCACGCGCTTTGAGACCGTCATGGTGCGCAAGGACGGCCAGCGTGTCGAACTCGATATTTCGAATACACCGATTGTCGTGGACGGGACCCCCATTGGCGTGTTTGGCATTGCCAAGGACGTCACAACGCAGCGCGATATGGAGAGAATGCTAAGGGAGCGAAGTGAGCGTTACGAGTCGTTGAAGAAATACAACCCCAACGGGATTTGCTCGTTTCGAACCGATGGTTCGGTGATTGGTGCCAACCCAGCGTTCGAAATGATGACGGGGTACACGCTGGACGAACTTCGGCAGATGGACGTGATTGGCGCACTCCTTGATCCAGCGGACAGGTCGCTCCGGACCACATTCAAATCTCCGTTCGCTGAAAATGTGGAGTGCACCATCCGGCACAAGGACGGACATCCGGTCGATGTCAGGCTGACCAATGTGCCCATCATCATTGATGGCGAGCTGATTGGGCTGTACAGCATTCTGGAGGACATCACCGAACAGAAGAAAATGCAGGACGAGCTCCTGCAGATTCATCAATTATTTCAGTTGATATCCGAAAACTCCCAGGATGTCATCTCCGTCTCGACACCAGAGGGCATTTGCAGCTATGTCTCACCATCCGTGCAAGTCCTTGGGTATCATCCATCGGAATTGATTGGGAAGCCGCTGGTGGACTTGTTTCATGCGGAGGATGTCAATTACTTCAAGGACATTCGCGATCGGATGCTCCAAGGGGAAGACTTCTTTCGGTTTACGAGCCGGATACTCCTGAAGAGCGGCAATTATCTCTGGTATGAGACAACCCTTCGAATCATTCGCAATGAACAAGGGGAGGTGTCTCAGCTGGTGGGGGTCGGCAGGGACATTTCCGAGCAAATGACTTTACAGGAGTCTCTGGAGAATGCCGTGCGAATCGCTCGACTGGGTCACTGGGAGCGGGATCTGACAACCGGAGTCATCCAGTATTCCGACCAGGCGTATCGCAACCTAGGCCTGGACCCCGCACGTGACACCATTACCTTCGACAAGTTCAAATCCCTTATTCACCCGGAAGATAAGGAATGGTTCGAACGCAGCGTACAGGCGGCCGTCGACACCGGCGCACCGTTGGACCGCGTGTACAGGGCCATTCGCGCGGACGGCACGATGGGCTTCTTCCACGTTCGGTGTGAGGTGATGTTCGATGACGCGGGGGTTCCGGTCCGGCTGTTCGGTGCGACGCAGGACATCACGGACTTGAAGACGCTCGAGCTTCAACTGCACGAAAGCGAGCAGCGCTACAAAAAACTGGTGGAAAATTCTCTGGACGGCATCGGTGTGATGGAGAACGGAAAGTGGGTGTACATGAACACCGCCGGATTGAAGATGTTCGGCGCAGCGTGCATGGAGGATTTGCGTGGGAGAGACCCTGAGGACTTGCTGCATCCGGACCACCGGGCAGCGGCTCGGCTGCGCGCGCAGGCCATCCTGCGTGGAGAGCCTGTCGGTTTTGTCGAAATGCGGTTTTTTAGACTGGACGGACAGGTGTTTCATGCGGAAGTCATGGGAATGCCCTTTGGGGACCACGGTATTCAGGTCATCATTCGGGACATCACGCGGTTGAAACGGATGGACGAACTGCTTTTGCAAGCGGAAAAACTGTCCGCTGTGGGGCAATTGGCAGCCGGTGTTGCGCACGAAATTCGAAACCCGCTCACCTCCTTAAAGGGCTTCACGCAGATTTTGCACGAAAAGGCCGAGTATCCAGAGCGCCAATACTTCGACATCATGATGGCCGAGCTGGACCGTATCGATTCCATCCTCGGCGAGATGCTGCTGTTGGCGAAGCCCCAGGAGGTTCACTTTCAACCGTGGGACGTTGTGCCGATTGTGCAGGAAGTGGTCGCACTGCTGCTGACGCAGGCCGTGATCAAAAACATTTCTGTGCAGACGGACTTTCCTGCCGCTTTGCCGTTTGTCGATTGTGACAAAAGCCAATTGAAACAGGTGTTTTTGAACGTCATTAAAAACGCCATGGAAGCCATGCCGCAAGGAGGGACCGTCCGCGTGAGCGGACAGGTGTCAGCAGGAGACGTGTGCATTGACGTGATGGACCAAGGAGAAGGCATTCCGGCTGACCGTCTGCCCAAACTCGGAGAACCCTTTTTTACTACAAAGGAAAAAGGCACGGGTCTGGGGTTAATGGTCAGTCATCGAATCCTTGCGGCTCACCGCGGCACGATGCGCTTTACAAGTGAGCCTGGAAAAGGCACAACGGTCCGTATTTGTCTGCCAGCGTCGAGGACCGGGTCGCAGCACCTCGCCTGA
- a CDS encoding putative polysaccharide biosynthesis protein, producing MRSSSLARGASVMVISVGIAKVLGILYIVPLTALIGPAGLGIYSNAYALYAILLTLATSGFPTAMGKIISERLALKNYAEVAQIYRVTSRMLWVFAVVLSLLMWFGAPWYSALVALRDPGGASAYLVSSIRALAPAVLIVPTMSGMRGFLQGFQRLEPSGWSQAVEQLFRVVAIVAGAFLVVRVMHGSIAQGAAAATFGAFVGAAAGMILLTIAVVPLLREVRAKSGRRSSALSNREILRILYRIGLPVSLGALVVPISGIVDSVTVQNLLMSTGMSLSKATADYGILSRQAFQLIQLPLAFAMAIGASVLPSISRATALKDQRTIQSNVTGTIRSMFFMSIPIAASFLILGRPVDILLFHSTQGSLIISSVSFMGIFSSLELISTYMLQGLGKMYRPVRNMFIGVFVKLVLNIALIPHWHILGAALATVIGYLFSSTLNILAVRKYGKVRFSVWRLAMPLILASIPLCASLGVVSWLSYDAAHLLYGMDDRLVALTQILLSLLIGGIVYILSTIWMHAVTADELHRLPWVGGRLSRLASRLQGQAAS from the coding sequence GTGCGCAGTTCAAGCCTAGCGCGTGGCGCTTCTGTGATGGTGATCAGCGTCGGGATCGCCAAGGTGCTGGGCATCCTCTATATTGTCCCGCTGACTGCGCTCATTGGACCAGCCGGATTGGGCATTTACTCAAACGCGTACGCGCTGTACGCGATTCTGTTAACCCTCGCGACCTCCGGCTTTCCGACAGCGATGGGAAAAATCATTTCGGAGCGCCTGGCGCTCAAAAATTACGCCGAGGTCGCACAAATCTACCGGGTCACATCGCGCATGCTGTGGGTGTTCGCGGTTGTCCTGTCGCTGCTCATGTGGTTTGGCGCCCCGTGGTACAGTGCGCTCGTCGCGCTGCGTGACCCTGGCGGCGCATCGGCCTACCTGGTCAGTTCCATCCGCGCGCTGGCGCCCGCAGTCCTCATCGTGCCCACCATGAGCGGCATGCGCGGCTTCCTTCAGGGGTTCCAACGACTTGAGCCGTCTGGTTGGTCACAGGCGGTCGAGCAATTGTTTCGCGTGGTGGCCATCGTGGCCGGCGCGTTTCTCGTGGTCCGCGTCATGCACGGAAGTATTGCGCAAGGCGCCGCCGCCGCAACCTTTGGTGCGTTTGTCGGTGCCGCCGCCGGCATGATTCTCCTGACCATCGCGGTTGTTCCGCTCCTGCGCGAGGTGCGGGCAAAATCAGGCCGCCGCTCGTCTGCGCTGTCCAACCGGGAAATCCTGCGCATTTTATACCGAATTGGCCTGCCCGTGAGCCTCGGCGCACTCGTGGTTCCCATCTCCGGAATTGTGGACTCTGTCACAGTACAGAACCTGCTGATGAGTACGGGCATGAGCCTCAGCAAGGCCACCGCCGACTACGGCATCCTGTCTCGGCAGGCGTTCCAGCTGATTCAGCTGCCGCTCGCCTTTGCGATGGCCATCGGCGCTTCTGTGCTGCCGTCCATTTCCCGCGCAACCGCGCTCAAAGACCAACGAACCATTCAATCCAATGTGACGGGCACGATTCGGTCCATGTTTTTCATGAGCATCCCCATTGCTGCCAGCTTTCTCATCCTCGGTCGTCCTGTGGACATCTTGCTGTTTCACAGCACACAGGGGTCCTTGATTATTTCGAGTGTGTCATTCATGGGGATTTTCAGCAGCCTGGAGTTGATTTCGACCTACATGCTGCAAGGGCTGGGCAAGATGTACCGGCCGGTGCGCAACATGTTTATCGGGGTGTTCGTAAAACTGGTTTTGAATATCGCGCTCATCCCCCATTGGCACATTCTTGGCGCCGCGCTCGCAACGGTGATTGGATACTTGTTTTCTTCCACGCTGAACATCCTGGCTGTCCGCAAATATGGAAAGGTCCGCTTTTCTGTCTGGCGTCTTGCGATGCCGCTCATCCTCGCCTCGATTCCGCTGTGCGCCAGCCTGGGCGTCGTCAGCTGGCTGTCCTATGACGCCGCACACCTTTTGTACGGCATGGATGACCGGCTCGTCGCGCTGACGCAAATCCTCCTCTCCCTCCTCATTGGCGGCATCGTGTATATCTTGTCCACGATTTGGATGCACGCTGTGACGGCGGATGAGCTGCACCGACTGCCGTGGGTCGGCGGGCGCCTGTCCAGACTGGCCAGCCGCCTGCAGGGGCAGGCGGCGAGCTGA
- a CDS encoding sigma factor G inhibitor Gin, which produces MNHQAHVGGESVSLNSACIVCKQEKAAGIRICGVFLCADCERAIVSTDVEDARYPYYIECMKQIWLAAIS; this is translated from the coding sequence ATGAATCATCAAGCGCACGTTGGCGGGGAATCCGTTTCATTGAACAGTGCTTGCATCGTGTGCAAGCAGGAAAAAGCAGCTGGTATCCGGATATGCGGGGTGTTTCTGTGTGCGGATTGTGAGCGGGCAATTGTCTCGACGGACGTGGAGGACGCGCGTTATCCGTACTATATTGAATGCATGAAGCAGATCTGGCTGGCGGCGATTTCCTGA
- a CDS encoding aminotransferase class I/II-fold pyridoxal phosphate-dependent enzyme, producing MQGAAVDLQPMGPGDWPMEETPVLAALVKHASMSRFPLHVPGHQQGRMLPRQLLHWLGSAARLDLTELPGLDNFHHPEGCMEVSQQLTAGHYGSDACFFSVNGSTAGVVAAIAGVVQPGGRVLFLNPFHQSAWNGLVFAGAQPVLPLAFFGRRDIRFVPEAWQVEQVMQHITDVDAVYLTSPTYRGQAAPVAAIARVVHQRGLPLIVDEAHGAHFGLHPAFPQHSVAAGADVVIQSVHKTLPGLTQTAWVHCTGPRVDRDRVATFLRQMHTTSPSYLLLASLDVAQAWLRFAGPGAARRAMEILAPVEEVRASMEILALAGDAASVPEAPSVSGEGPWRDPLRHWVPTSSLRESRRLQGMLAEQGLFVEYGDWDGVLSLFGFGVTPEVVDRYLGVLEAWRRSAPDADSMAAPPTGPASAPDPLRGAPAAGASEAARGVVDFVVSPRDAAFAGRVWVPIEQSQGRIAALPVTPYPPGVPVVWPGQRIDRRTLDELRRLWPGAREEAVEAAVDVHGVRPDGTIAVIETGRTSPCSSRLKA from the coding sequence GTGCAAGGTGCAGCAGTTGACCTTCAACCGATGGGGCCCGGTGATTGGCCCATGGAAGAGACGCCTGTTCTCGCGGCACTGGTCAAGCACGCCTCGATGTCGCGTTTTCCCCTGCATGTCCCAGGACACCAGCAAGGACGCATGCTTCCCCGCCAACTCCTGCACTGGCTGGGTTCCGCGGCGCGGCTCGATTTGACGGAGCTGCCGGGTCTCGATAACTTTCATCATCCGGAGGGGTGCATGGAAGTGTCGCAGCAATTGACGGCCGGACACTACGGGTCGGACGCCTGTTTTTTCAGCGTGAACGGGTCTACGGCGGGCGTGGTGGCCGCGATTGCGGGCGTCGTGCAGCCGGGGGGCCGGGTCCTGTTTCTCAATCCATTTCATCAAAGTGCGTGGAACGGGCTCGTGTTCGCAGGGGCACAGCCGGTGCTGCCGCTCGCCTTCTTTGGCCGGCGGGACATCCGCTTTGTGCCGGAGGCCTGGCAGGTCGAGCAGGTGATGCAGCACATCACGGACGTGGATGCCGTCTATCTCACCTCGCCGACGTATCGGGGCCAGGCGGCACCGGTCGCAGCGATCGCCAGGGTGGTGCACCAGCGGGGGCTGCCCTTGATTGTGGATGAAGCCCACGGCGCGCACTTCGGCCTGCATCCCGCGTTTCCCCAGCACAGTGTGGCTGCGGGTGCGGACGTTGTCATTCAAAGTGTCCACAAGACGCTTCCGGGCCTCACGCAGACCGCGTGGGTCCACTGCACAGGCCCGCGGGTCGATCGCGATCGTGTTGCGACGTTCCTGCGGCAAATGCATACCACGAGTCCTTCGTACCTGCTCCTGGCCTCCTTGGATGTGGCGCAGGCCTGGCTGCGGTTTGCCGGTCCCGGCGCTGCCCGCCGCGCGATGGAAATCCTGGCGCCGGTGGAGGAAGTACGTGCATCGATGGAAATCCTGGCGCTGGCGGGGGACGCGGCGTCTGTGCCTGAGGCGCCGTCTGTGAGCGGCGAGGGCCCATGGCGTGACCCGCTCCGGCACTGGGTGCCAACCAGCAGCCTTCGCGAAAGCCGCCGCCTGCAGGGCATGTTGGCTGAACAGGGGTTGTTTGTCGAATACGGCGACTGGGATGGGGTGTTGAGCCTGTTTGGGTTTGGCGTGACCCCGGAGGTGGTCGACCGCTACTTGGGCGTTCTGGAAGCGTGGCGCCGTTCGGCACCGGACGCGGATTCAATGGCGGCACCACCGACGGGTCCCGCTTCGGCGCCGGACCCGTTGCGGGGGGCACCAGCGGCAGGGGCGTCCGAAGCGGCGCGGGGGGTCGTGGACTTCGTGGTGTCGCCGCGCGACGCCGCATTCGCAGGTCGGGTGTGGGTCCCCATTGAGCAGTCGCAGGGCCGCATCGCGGCACTGCCCGTGACGCCGTACCCGCCCGGTGTGCCGGTGGTCTGGCCGGGGCAGCGCATCGACCGCCGCACCCTCGACGAACTTCGGCGGCTCTGGCCGGGTGCGCGGGAGGAAGCCGTCGAGGCAGCCGTGGATGTGCACGGTGTACGCCCGGATGGTACGATAGCGGTGATAGAGACAGGGAGGACATCACCGTGTTCATCACGTTTGAAGGCATAG